The DNA window GTGCCAATATTTGACCACCTGTGGGGTGGCTGTCAAGGCCGCTGCCTTGATGCTGATGTTTTGAACGGTGAGGTCTCATAGCGGAAAAAATTTTTGTGGAGATACCTACTAGATCTTGACACGGACATGACAAATTGTTGAATTGACTTTGAATAGTAACAGTTTTATAATATAAATAGATAATCATATAATAAACAAGAGGTGAATAAAAATGAACATTAAGGTCCTCGGCCCTGGCTGCAAAAATTGTCAGGCCCTGGAAAAGGAAGTAAAAACTGTTTTGGAAGAACTCAAAATTGAGGCTCAAGTAGAAAAGGTCACGGATTTGTCAAAGATTATGGATTACAACGTACTGATGACACCCGGTC is part of the Bacillota bacterium genome and encodes:
- a CDS encoding thioredoxin family protein, encoding MNIKVLGPGCKNCQALEKEVKTVLEELKIEAQVEKVTDLSKIMDYNVLMTPGLVINENLKVFGRVPKKEEIKKWIQEEVK